Proteins found in one Odontesthes bonariensis isolate fOdoBon6 chromosome 11, fOdoBon6.hap1, whole genome shotgun sequence genomic segment:
- the cpb2 gene encoding carboxypeptidase B2: MTTLLILFVFMNLDTILNTGHCTETRDQVLSITPKTEKQVDIVKNVSSHYETALWQPASPHYIKEETQVHLFVPANSSEMIKNLLRTNDITHEVMLDNTNELIEMQRKNDSTDPRSGSTYYEQYHSLDDIYDWINRTTHSNPNTVKLILVGSSYEKRPLYALKLSFNNRPNKKAMWIDCGIHAREWISPAFCLWFVEHLLSFYKHNRDITRILDNMDVYVLPVMNPDGYKYTWTTNRMWRKNRSLCKTTGCIGVDLNRNFDANWCTEGASHDPCSEIYCGAFPESEPESQAVANFLRSHKDSVQLYFTIHSYSQMLLFPYSCSLEEAENHRDLLEMVQDAAQAIRRYYSNNYKYGPGAKTIYLAPGGSDDWAYNLGIKYSFTFELQDRGRYGFLLPTPLISKACNEALIAVKMIALKVLEKTQAARGYPQTV, translated from the exons ATGACGACTCTTTtgattctgtttgtttttatgaattTGGACACGATTCTGAATACGGGACACTGCACAGAAACACG tgACCAAGTTTTATCTATTACCCccaaaactgaaaaacaagTGGACATCGTGAAGAATGTGTCCTCCCATTACGAG ACAGCCTTGTGGCAGCCTGCTTCACCTCACTACATCAAAGAAGAAACCCAAGTCCACCTCTTTGTTCCCGCAAACAGCTCTGAGATGATCAAGAATCTGCTGAGGACAAATGACATAACACACGA GGTGATGCTGGACAACACTAATGAGCTGATTGAAATGCAGAGAAAGAATGACTCCACTGACCCACGAAGTGGCTCAACTTACTATGAGCAATATCACAGTCTGGATGAT ATCTATGACTGGATAAATAGGACCACACATAGCAACCCCAACACAGTCAAGCTCATACTTGTTGGCTCCTCCTACGAAAAGAGGCCGCTTTATGCACTGAAG CTTTCTTTCAATAACAGGCCGAATAAAAAAGCAATGTGGATCGACTGTGGAATCCATGCCAGAGAGTGGATTTCTCCTGCTTTCTGCTTATGGTTCGTTGAACAT TTGTTGTCGTTTTACAAACATAACCGAGACATTACTCGCATCCTGGACAACATGGACGTCTACGTCCTGCCCGTCATGAACCCTGATGGGTACAAATACACATGGACAACA aACAGGATGTGGAGGAAGAACCGTTCTCTCTGCAAGACTACTGGCTGCATCGGAGTTGACCTTAACAGAAACTTTGATGCCAACTGGTGCA CGGAGGGAGCCTCACATGATCCctgctctgagatctactgtgGTGCGTTCCCTGAGTCAGAGCCAGAGTCACAGGCCGTGGCCAACTTCCTGCGCAGTCACAAAGACTCGGTGCAGCTCTACTTCACCATCCACTCCTACTCTCAGATGCTGCTATTTCCATATTCCTGCTCCCTTGAAGAAGCAGAGAATCACAGAGATTTG CTTGAGATGGTCCAAGACGCTGCCCAGGCAATCAGAAGATATTACAGCAACAACTACAAATATGGTCCCGGAGCAAAGACAATAT ATCTCGCTCCTGGGGGTTCTGATGACTGGGCGTACAACCTCGGCATCAAATACTCCTTCACATTTGAGCTCCAGGACCGCGGACGGTACGGCTTCCTGTTGCCAACACCTCTAATTTCAAAAGCCTGCAATGAAGCTTTAATTGCTGTGAAGATGATTGCATTGAAGGTTCTAGAGAAAACACAGGCTGCCAGAGGTTACCCTCAAACTGTGTAA
- the alg11 gene encoding GDP-Man:Man(3)GlcNAc(2)-PP-Dol alpha-1,2-mannosyltransferase, which translates to MSAHDQLALCLCEITRLLWMLLLPLGFLCVLLIAVLVLLVLAIRFWLQSLRNARRARDGRPTVAFFHPYCNAGGGGERVLWCAIRALQNRYADINFVVYTGDLGVTGLQILEGARRRFNIVLPRPVQFVFLRHRLLVEPGLFPHFTLLGQSVGSIFLGWEALTEFVPDIYIDSMGYAFTLPLFRYLGGCSVGSYVHYPTISTDMLSVVRERNPRFNNPDYISNSLFLSAFKVVYYCFFALLYGMAGSCSDLIMVNSSWTLDHIISLWHSPNRTSVVYPPCDVSAFLDIPLEDDGDRKCRSIVSIGQFRPEKDHRLQIRAFKKVLDRRREGLKLVLIGGCRNQEDEDRVLMLRGLCQQLGVADRVEFKLNVPFEELKRELGEATIGLHTMWNEHFGIGVVECMAAGKIILAHKSGGPKLDIVVPFEGGQTGFLADDEDSYADAIEQILTLPLASRMQIRRNARQSVARFSDQEFEACFLAAMEPLMGTLER; encoded by the exons ATGTCGGCCCACGATCAGCTggctctgtgtttgtgtgaaataaCGAG GTTACTGTGGATGTTGCTTCTGCCGCTGGGGTTTCTCTGTGTGCTGCTGATTGCTGTCCTGGTCCTGCTGGTGCTGGCTATACGTTTCTGGCTGCAGAGCCTAAGGAATGCTCGGCGGGCGAGGGACGGTCGCCCCACCGTGGCCTTTTTCCACCCTTACTGCAATGCCGGTGGTGGGGGAGAGAGGGTGCTCTGGTGTGCCATCAGAGCACTACAGAACAG GTATGCGGACATCAACTTTGTGGTGTACACGGGGGACTTGGGCGTGACGGGTCTGCAGATTCTGGAGGGAGCCCGACGTCGCTTCAACATCGTGCTGCCCCGGCCGGTTCAGTTTGTGTTCTTAAGGCACCGGCTGCTCGTGGAGCCGGGCCTGTTCCCTCACTTTACCCTGCTGGGACAGAGTGTGGGGTCCATCTTCCTGGGATGGGAGGCTCTGACAGAATTTGTTCCGGACATTTACATCGACTCCATGGGTTATGCCTTCACTCTCCCCCTGTTTCGCTACCTGGGAGGCTGCAGTGTGGGGAGCTACGTCCACTACCCCACCATCAGCACTGACATGCTGTCTGTGGTGAGGGAGAGGAACCCAAG GTTCAACAACCCAGACTACATCTCTAACAGTCTGTTCCTGAGTGCCTTCAAGGTGGTGTACTACTGCTTTTTTGCCCTGCTCTACGGCATGGCCGGCTCCTGCAGCGACCTCATCATGGTCAACTCCTCCTGGACCCTTGATCATATCATCTCACTGTGGCACTCTCCCAACCGCACCAGCGTGGTCTACCCGCCCTGCGACGTCAGCGCCTTCCTGGACATTCCGCTGGAAGATGACGGGGACAGGAAGTGCCGCTCCATCGTTTCCATCGGGCAGTTCAGGCCAGAGAAGGACCACCGGCTGCAGATCAGAGCCTTCAAGAAAGTGTTGGACAGGAGGAGGGAGGGGTTGAAGCTGGTTCTCATTGGTGGATGCAGGAATCAGGAAGATGAGGACAGGGTGCTGATGTTGAGAGGGCTGTGTCAGCAGCTGGGTGTGGCCGACAGGGTGGAGTTCAAACTGAATGTACCCTTTGAGGAGCTGAAGAGAGAATTGGGGGAAGCCACCATCGGACTGCATACCATGTGGAACGAACACTTTGGAATAG GCGTTGTGGAGTGTATGGCAGCAGGGAAGATAATCCTGGCCCACAAGTCTGGAGGTCCCAAACTGGACATTGTTGTACCTTTTGAGGGGGGCCAGACTGGCTTCCTTGCAGACGATGAGGACAGTTACGCTGATGCCATCGAGCAGATCTTGACTCTGCCGCTCGCAAGCCGGATGCAGATAAGACGCAACGCACGCCAGTCCGTGGCGCGCTTCTCAGATCAGGAGTTTGAAGCCTGCTTCCTTGCTGCCATGGAGCCTCTGATGGGAACACTAGAGCGATGA